One Salmo salar chromosome ssa01, Ssal_v3.1, whole genome shotgun sequence DNA window includes the following coding sequences:
- the LOC100194627 gene encoding basic transcription factor 3-1 isoform X1 encodes MKEIIMNQEKLAKLQAQVRIGGKGTARRKKKVVHRTATADDKKLQFSLKKLGVNNISGIEEVNMFTNQGTVIHFNNPKVQASLAANTFTITGHAETKQLTEMLPSILNQLGADSLTSLRRLAEALPKQAGDGKAPIAPIEEEDDDVPDLVENFDEASKDEAN; translated from the exons ATGAAAGAAATAATAATGAATCAAGAAAAACTTGCCAAACTTCAGGCACAAGTCCGCATCGGCGGCAAG GGCACTGCTCGCAGAAAGAAGAAGGTTGTGCACAGAACTGCAACTGCAGATGACAAGAAACTTCAGTTCTCCCTAAAGAAACTAGGAGTCAACAACATCTCTGGCATTGAAGAG GTGAACATGTTCACGAACCAGGGGACAGTGATCCACTTCAACAACCCCAAAGTACAGGCCTCCCTGGCAGCCAACACCTTCACCATCACTGGCCACGCCGAGACCAAGCAGCTGACAGAGATGCTCCCCAGCATCCTCAACCAGCTGGGAGCAGACAGTCTGACTAGCCTCCGGAGACTGGCTGAGGCTCTGCCCAAACAGG CTGGAGATGGAAAAGCACCAATCGCCCCCAtagaggaggaagatgatgatGTTCCAG ATCTGGTGGAGAATTTTGACGAGGCTTCCAAGGATGAGGCAAACTAA